CAGTCGGTCCACCTGACAGCCATTAACACAACATCTTCAGCGCTGGAATGTCCTCCTCCATACTCAAGATGAAGGGGGGtgtattcaaacacacacacgatgcAGAATTTTATTTCTTACTACTTGCCTCCTTATTCCAGACAGCCATAATTTAAATCGCTTTCACTCCCACTTGCTACTGAACCGCCCCTGTTACCACAAACATCAACATTCCTAGAGCTGTTGATCTCTGCAGGCTTTTTTTAATCCCCTCGTTGACTGAAATGTCGCTAAAATGTACTCATTTTATCCAGCCACTAGATGTTTCTAGAACTATATGTTGACATTTATTGGCACACTTTATTCAGATCAATCTTATTTTCAACCCATAAACAAGGAAAACCCAACATTAAGTGTGTTAGTAAGATGTTGGACCACCAGGAGCTGCCAGAACAGCTTAAATACACCTTGGTATCGATTCTACAAGTGTCTGGAACTACTCTTGAAGATGGCTGAACGATATCCAACGAATATCCAGAAGATATTCCCTCagctggtgttttgatgatggtggcgCAGAGTGCTGTCTTAACACTCTCcgaaatctcccataggtgttcgATTGGTCATAGGTGTTCAATCAtcttcaaaccattcagtgttggcaaactgctatggtataaaaggaataaaacacagtgagatgtgctgttattggatgAACTCTGGGGTAATCAGTAATGCCACTTCATCCCGCAAGCCCATCAATGATAATTTTCCAATATATGGCCGTTTTTAGAAAAAGAAGTGTTTTTATCCCTTATAAACTGCAGCTCTAAGCCCTTGTAGACACAGGGCAAATAGTTCAAGAATTAACACAAGAGAAACGTATACAAACGAAAACagacgttacacacacactttcctccACTTTCTAGTATGAGTAATTACTTCGTCATCGAGGTTTGGTCCGTATCCAGAGGCCGAGGGACCCTCTGTAGTCCAGCGTGTGGTAAGCAAATGCCTGAGGAGTTGGTCGTGTTACCAGGCTTCTCACGCCACCAGCAGGGCGTGTTCCTTTCTTACAAtcgctttttttccccttttcacCTGCCAAAAAATAAAAGGGAAACTGGGTCATAACATGGTATGCAGGGGCCATTAGCAAACAGGAGTAAATTACACCCTCTTTCACTGCACGTTTGTGGCCCACGTCAGACTCTCGCTGAGCTCATACTAAAGTATTTCCTCTGCCGGGAACGTCTATCACGTCTCGTCTCGTCTTCACACACCCGCGATTGTCCGTACGCAGATGTATGATATGAATGGCACAAGGGGGATAAGTTATTAAAGGCCACGTAATCAGATTAAGTAAGGAACAGAGCACACGGTGGCTCAAGCAGGTTTAGCAGAGTATCCTTTAACATGAAATGTAGCTACGGTGATTCATTCAGATAGCTGGCTAGACATTAAGACTCTAGGCACGCGCCTTCATCACAATCGCTTTATTGTTTTAACAAGAGTGTCCGGTTTTTGTCGTCGTATGATTCGGAACTCAAGGGCATAATAGTCCACATGGTTTCTGAGTGATGTGGCATGCCAGAGGGACTTGCTCACCTACATAGGTAGATCGCTAGAACTGGTATGGTGGGTTCTTCTTGTGACCTTTGCTTTGCTGAAGAGCCAAAAAACTGTCACACCATTTACTATTCATTACGTATAGATGCAACACTGGTAAAGTTGAGACCTTCGTAACCCTGGTTGTAATTAGGATCGAGGTCGCCTCAGAATTTGTATCCCCTTCTAAGTTTCtgaatgtatttgtgtgtttttgcatgcatgcgtgtgttTGCAGCCCTCCTCTCTGGGAGTTTAATCTGAGCCTGGCTCCAGTTGGTAGCCGGAGGGGGGGTGGCTCTTTCTGAGCTCTTAATTAGCTCCACTCCTGCATTTTATCATGTGAGTATCGAGCCagggaaatgagagagagagagagagagagagaagtgtatTAAGTGGTGATACGCTGGAAACTGCAGCCCATTTTGGCAGACCTAGGAGGAATTTGGGAGTAGTTTTAATTGCATTCTTTTAAAGCAGAAGTCAAACAAAGGCTAAAATGCCAATTCCTTTCTCTTACCTCATCATAACAGAGAGCTGCAGGGTATAAAGAGCTTGGTTTAATGCTGTAGCATGTGCTCAGGCTGGCATATTCAGTTTAGAATGTGTGTGAAGAGGCAGTTtggtttggggggaaaaatgctGAATAAGACTTGCGCAAACAACAGAGCCTACATGCTCAACATCAGGCAGTGATTACGGCTTCATCTTGAGGTCATAGCAGGGTTAGAGACCCAGGCGAAGACCATGTTTGTCTCTTTATTGCTCTAATAGGGGGCACAACAGGTGGGAAGCAAATCAGATCAGCCTCCTTAGTTGGACCCTTGCCCCCTCCGTCGGATGTCTTGTTCTCAGCATACACACGCAGAGAAAACTAAGCAATTTGTTCAATTAATCAAAACGGAttagagcttttttttaaaatattattatcgCTTAGTCATGCTCACAGAAACCTTTAATCAAAATGGGCTCGGGTACCACCTACCACATCCATACCCTTAGATCGGTGCCTTCCTTTGACAAGCATTCCAAAAGCGGTGTGGTCTTCTCTCACCGACGCTTGATAACGCTCAGCTAAACAAATTATTCATTGCCTTCTTAAAGGTGTACTGTAAAGGTGCTCCATTCATTATTCATACCTTCCAGGAAATCTACAGTTTTTACTTAGGCTGATACGCCCACAGTATCGGAAGGTCATTTATGAAGAACCTGTTTCAGATTTTACACCTGCTTGAATGAAATCTGATGAGCACAGttcatttatacacatataaGACTCACAAGCAACAATGACTGACTACAAACTTGATGGTCTGCCAATATTTTACAGATAAGACAAAAATGATAGACAGAGACAACAGTATCAGCTCACTGTATTGCATCATTAGTTGTTGGCAGTAGATTATTTTACTATTGTCACTATTGGACAATATATAATAGATCAGCTTAATATCTAACACTTAACATTCTACTTTTGGGCTAACAAGTCCAAAATGGTCTGAATCAGTTTTCTGTGTGTTAAAGACTGGATCTTATTTCTTGCAGACAGGCCACGCAGATGGAGCTTCAACTCAGGGCAGGATGCCTCTGGCTTACCCATCAAATGGTACCTCTCTTGCTCATCACCCCGAGGCTCCAGTGAGGCTTATCCGCAGCTCCTTTGAGGCAGAGAAGCGGACGAATCCAGGTGCCCCAATGAGGCCAGTCCGCTCTGAGGCTTGCTGTGAGAAACGTGGACTCAATGGTGTAAACACACATCCATGGTCCACCCCTGTGATCGTTGATGCGCAAGATCGATCATGCTCCTCCAAGAATGTGCGTATCTTTTCCTTCCAGCGAAAGCGTGGTGCGGCAGGCTCTGAGCAGACACCGCTTCGAGGCCCAGCCGGTGCTTCGCAGGCATGGCCAGGTCTCCATTTCATGGGTTCCTTCAAAAAGCTGCGCTCCTCCGTTCTCCAGGGCATCCAGAACAGGGGCGGTGTGACAGGAGACAGTCAGGAGAAAGACTTGTACTTCACCAATGAGGAGAGCAACGGTTTCTTAGTAACCAAAAGAAATTTTGGAAGTAGCCAAACCAACAGGAATGAGATGTCAGCGGTGAGCAACGGAGGGTCTGTAACCACACCAAGTACATGTGTTTCagatgaagaggatgatgaCGAGGAAGATGGGTATGGCCTACAGAGGAACTCGCATTTCTCAAGGAGTATACGTCGAGCTTATGGAGCAGGACGCATCTCCCTTTTGGACAATGTACGAAAGCAATCCGAAGGTCCTACCGCTCAAGAACCCGCTGCTCGCACTCGACCCTGCAGCACCGTGGAACCCATTGGGCTCAATGTCATTTTTGATACTGATGACAATGTGAAGGCCTCGAGTAGACTAAGCAAAAGTGCTGACAATCTGCACATATTCAAGAGCCCTTTCAAACACAAATTACCCTCGATTCAGCCCCAGAGCCTGGAAGATTCCAGCACCCCAAATTTCCAGAGAACAGCTAGCGCTTCATCTGCGGATGTGCAGGAATGCGTATCAGGGCGACGTAGAGGAGCCGTAGGAGTGCGGGGAAAGATGCACAAACTCGTCGGAAGTTTAACAGATCTGTCTGTCAACCGCAAGCCGAACCCTGGCCCCACCACCACAGCCCCCTTATCAGCCCTCAGCCAGCTCCATGACGACTACACCCGCAGGACTCCCTGTGTTCCTGCTAGCGAGCGTCAACGCAGACCCCCACCCTCCTATACCTGTCCGTCTGACAAGCAGAAAGTACAGGCTGATGTTCATAGCCACACCCCAGCTATACATGCCGACTCCTTAGTACCCAATACCGTTAATTCCTTGAATCATCAGGTTCCTGAGTGTACCAACTCCACAGAACAGGATCCAGAGAGCTCACCAACTTTGTGTTCAGATAGCTCTATCACCCCCCTCACGCCTGTCACAGGAAATAGTGCGACTGTGGAAGAAGAGCAAAATGTGAAAGCTGACGTCATTCAGGACAAGCACTGCACCAGTCCAGGACAGGAACAAGGACTGGACAACGTTAAAGTAAACTTGGAGGTATTACACTATGATGCactatgatattattattaaaataataataaatcaaattaaaggCTGTATGATCACAAGGAAGAAGTTTCTTATAGGATTGGGGTCactaattagagatgcaccaatctcactttttttttttttcttttcattattgATATCAAGTTGCTTTCTTTGCAACATTTATGAGTTGTCATCACAGTTATCATCACAGTTATCTGTCAGCGCCATTAAATGCATCATCGGGGAAAGTATGTCAAAATCCGAGCCAGTACAGTTCTGTTGTTTACTGGCCTTGAGACCAGTGCTCACTATCAGGTACACCCCCAGTCATGATTTCACTGATAAACACATCATAGCCCAGAACTGTGTACAAAGgcaaaaaatgaagaaattatGACTAATTAAACAGAAAAACCCATGAGTAAGAAGTTAGTAACTTTTCCGCTCCGTCATGTTTCACTCAGGAAATCGATTTATTTAGGAAAAAGTCTTACAGTACAGCATAAAGCATCCTCGTGGATGAAACGTATATTAGTGTCTACAGTCGAGGACATGGATTATCTCGGATCAGTCGAGTGGCattgactttctttctttttttttcccatcagaGTCGATAAGTAGCGACGGAGACCGATTATACTCGGTGAAGTACATGGATGGATTGATTGTAGCTTACGTCAAACGTTTAGCTGACCCCTGTACTCAGCATTGCAATCCCACGTATTGGCAAATCGAACACAGGCTAGATGCCAAAAACCGCTATGGTTTTCTCATTCTTAATTGTACTGTATGGAGCTTGAGCAATATTCATTATTAAGCCAGAGGACTCATTGGATGGACAGTTCATAGTTTATGAAGTGTCGGCTTGGCTTTCTGACGGTTGTAAACACTTGGAGCTGTGTCACAGAGATTGCTCAGCTGTAATTTTCTTGACAAGGGTTAATGATTACTTGGGGTTTATGATTAGCACTGTTGCTTAAACACAACTCCTAGACCTGACTGTGGACACTTATCAGCTGGTCCAGGAGTCAAAGTCCAAGACGTGCACCAGACACATGCCGGGTTTAGGAGCCTGTTCCAACAGATTCGAAGGGAATGGCCCCCAGAGAACAAGCtgctctgtttgtttgtgtttagaagtgtgtgtgtgtgtgtgtgtcactatGGTGCTGATCCACTGTGTGCTGTTTCAGTGCATCTGGAAGACTCCggagagacagagtgaaaaTCTAGAGGTAAGCCATCTTTTTATCCCTTAGTGGAAAGGTGTTATTAGAAGAGAACATCATGTCAGCAGGGCATGATTTTAGAACAAGATCTTCAATGCATGCACTGTATGTCACACCCTCATTCGCAACACAAATTCGGATGTTTTTCTTGGACGGAAGCCGTCTGTTTCCTGAAACTGATCTTCACACAGTTAATCTCTAAATGAAGTCCTTCTCCAGCTACTAAGGACTCTATTAAGGACTTTATTTATCAGTTAACACTTACAGCTTAGGAAGTTAAACCACCATGTATTCCTGTGTTCATCACAATTGCATATTCAGGTCTGTTACCATAAGCTGTGTTTATAAGCCTTTCACGAAAAGTGCCCGAATCTATTCCAGACACCATCCGGAGACCCGTCTTTCACAGACCTCCTGAAACGAAACGATGAAGGATGCAGCGACTCAGTGTTCATTAGTCCTCCTGTCACACCAACCAGCGCTGCAGAGTGGCCCCTGGTGACAACACCAAGCTCGCCAGCCTCCTCCTGCGACACGCCTGACTCTTCTGTGCCCAGGAGGAGGGCGGCCAGAAACAAACCTCGACCAATCTCAGACTACGGACAGCTCATGTGCAGAAAATATGCTGTCCCCATGGAGGAAGTGGAACTCCAGGATGATGCTCAGGAGGGGTGTAATGCTAACGAGTCACACGCTGCTGATTTTCACATTCAAGAGAACAGCTGTCTGAATGGACACACGGAAAGCAGGAGGAGGCGACCGACCTCAGTGATAGGAGGAGTGGATCTGTTTGCATCTCCTGACGAGAAGGAAGATGCCGGTTTGCCTTCTGTAAGCCTTCTTTCATTCGTTTCAGCCCTCAGTCTTTTAATCGGTAATCAAATCCCAAGCCCCGCCCATGCTTAGCATCTGACAAACGGAGGCACGAAATATAATAGGTTAACTTTGGTGTTTAGGAAGGTTTTCAAGTAGACAACACTAACGTAATCAGAAAGGAATGAAACATTTGGGACTTTTTTTGCCATTTATAGTAACGTTTATTGTCCTGGAACATCCACTAAACAAGGTAATTCCTGTACTttcaccagcctctcctttttctctctctctctcttgtcattaagaagacaaaaaaacacagcttgtcattttatagagaaaaaccacaaagcatAAACTTTTCTGTCCTACAaatcgctgacactggagactccttctataaatgtaaaaaaaaaaacaacaaacaccgTATAGAAAACGTCACAAAATCAACAATTACGAATTGAGAGTTCAACAGCGCTGTCGAGTAAACGACATTAAATTGCTTCAAAATGGATGGCTTGAACTCGGATGGCTGGCTAGCTAATGTAGCTCGTCTTCACGATAGTTCCGTTAATAGTTCCGTCTCAATAGTTAGGTGTAATTAACTAAAAGCTTATTAAAAACTAGTTTTAGTTGAACAGCCAGTGTAATGTAAAGTGTACCTCTATCATAATATTTTGTTTGTCATGAATACACAGATTCGAgtgatttcaagaaaaaagaaaattctcGGTAGCTAACCATAATGAAATAATGGCTAACTTTTACCCCAGTGTTTTCATACatgttgattattatttattcaaactAGCTCATACTTGTAAGTCCTTTAGTCCTAGCGGCTCCTATACTCTCTGTCCGAGGGTCAAGTGTCACGTGTGACCACAGCTGGATCTTCTGAGACAGAATGATGTCCACAGAATTATTGattgatgataaaaaaaaaaaaaaaataaggctgGGCTCGGGATTGGTCAGTTGtacaattagtttttttttcccctaatagATTTCTGACAAAAGTGTCAAACCCACGTTTTCAGCACATGCACTGATTATTGTGAGATTGCACTagtcatgttttctctttcactGTACACATTCTATTAAGGGTCTGTACCACTGTAGGTCATCTAGTTAGAGATTTCTCGAGGTTTAATGATGCGTTCAGGACTGGGAATTACCGTGCTCGAAAGCATACAAGGAGCACTGTGTCAGCCCGAGTCATAATTGGCAGTGAGAAAAACCAGccgagaagaaaaaaaacaaaacaacataatGGCCCACTCTCATTTCCTCATACCACAAGCTCTCAGACATCCAAAAGTTTCTGCGGTTTTAAATGACCTCACGAAACAACCCCtacttaaaggaatactccagcgAGCGATTTTCAACCCGATCTCTATCTGTCTTATCTGTAGTTTATGAGTGATGACCGTGAAGAAGAATTTCAACACTTTTCCCTGTAttgagaaaagaacaaaaaaacaaacaaacccaaaaaatgTTTAGGCCAAACTCGCTTCTAATGGACGTCGAATGGCattctttccaaaaaaaaaaaaaaaaaagacacgagTTATATTGTGCAACACTAATTTAATATAACAGCACAAATGATAAGTGTGAGGATGAGACGGAAATGAGAGAAAGTCTCACCAAAGCTGTTCTTATGAAttattcatctttccctcaccGCAGTAAAAAGTAGTTCCGGTTACTAATGTCATTCCAGACGCTATATTGTATCCTTGAGCCTTCAGAATCAAAAAACTATGTTGGTAATATTACCGTAGCGACAATTTCTTTGTTTGTCGAGGACagatttacagtttatttatttatttatttatttattgctagaTACAATCAGGCAAATGAATTTGAACTTAATCTAATGTAATTAGAATTGAGTATTTCTAGAGGAATCTGGACACTCATCACATGCTGAAATACTTTAATTGGAGATTATATAGACAAATGCTACCCTTTTGTGTACttatttacaataaacaatgcaaaattttttatttttatttaaatcaataaatcaactACTGCTCTTAGATTTCTATTATAAGTGAGTTGGCTGTAAGTAGAATTTCCGTTCAGCAAAATGTGTTAAATTTCTTGTCTGTggttctatacacacacacacacacacacacactgcacacctAGTGGATAGACATTAAGTTAAAATGTGCTGGAGTATTCCTCTAATATAGGCCCTATCACGCCCCCAAAGCATGTCATGGCAAGTACGAAGTCAAGACTCCTCTCCAGCACGCCGTAAATCGCTCTGTATATTTATggtgtaatgttattattttttttccatctgcactAACCTGAacagtgtgttttatgtttttcgGGAACTGATGAAACACTGCCTCGAATAGGATCTGCCTCAACTTAGCGCGTTCAGATGAACGTGACATGCCGTGTTTACCCTTTTTTCGGGTCATTGCTCTTTACAGGACAGTCACTGAACTCTTTGTGAACACAAACCACGGTGAACGTCCGTAACTGAAATTGCGGTCCTATTGCTTTTCCGTAGCCCGTCACTCGACCCCCTGTACCCTCTCACGGTGTGCCTCCGTACCGCGCCATATCTGCCCGCCTGCGCCCCTGCGTCTTCTCCCAGAGCACACCGACGGGCCTGGACCGAGTGGGTCGCCGCAAACCGCACCGAGTCCTcagtggtgagtgtgtgtgtgtggaagagacGAATTGTTTCATGTTACATGAAaggttgatgtgtgtgtgtgtgtgtgtgccgtgCAGACGGATGCACAGGGCTGGATGACAGCGTGAGCGAGGAGGACGGCAGTTTTGATGAGCTCACAGAGGGAACACCGTATCTGCAGCCAGAGGTCGATCTGTCAACTTTAAACCAGGTCAGTAATCAGACACATGCACATGTACGtctgtgtatgggtgtgtgtgcaagtgcgtgtgtgtgcagtcaGTAATAACTCACATGtttgttatttcatttatattagcACAGCACTGATAAATTCCTGATTACGACCGCtcagaagttgttgattaagagtaactataaacggattaAAACAGTATGACGTTGTTCTGCAGGAAATAGTAAGTAGTACTAACAGTAGCTCGTTATCACCAGCATGCTGtgttgctgattattttactataacagcgaGACACATCGTGTTTTCTTCCTTACTTATTGCACTATATGACCCTGTGTGGTTCCATTATATAAAATCCATCACGTTCTATAGCGGCTTCAGGTGTAAAACAAGAGAGTTGTGGCATGTCAAATCCATTCTTTTCATACTGCTTGCACGTATGaagtacagtgctgtggaaaaagcATATacaaaaaactgaagaaatcaggatggggccaatactttttcacagcactgtcaATCGTAGATCTGGACCGTACTGTACACGACCACAGATCACAGAACGTGTTCGTAGAGCATTGCATGTTCACACACGGCAGAATATAATGTGACTGTACAGCCAGCGAGTGGCTCGCTCAGTGAGTGCTGAGATGGTTTAAACACTTTTCCAAATTATACACACGTACAGATCTAACATCTTACCAAGAAGCAAGTCTGTTCCCAACACTCCTGCGACAAGCTGAGCCAGCTCATTTTTACCACAGAATTTG
This genomic interval from Ictalurus punctatus breed USDA103 chromosome 23, Coco_2.0, whole genome shotgun sequence contains the following:
- the spata13 gene encoding uncharacterized protein spata13 isoform X1, translating into MRKTGHADGASTQGRMPLAYPSNGTSLAHHPEAPVRLIRSSFEAEKRTNPGAPMRPVRSEACCEKRGLNGVNTHPWSTPVIVDAQDRSCSSKNVRIFSFQRKRGAAGSEQTPLRGPAGASQAWPGLHFMGSFKKLRSSVLQGIQNRGGVTGDSQEKDLYFTNEESNGFLVTKRNFGSSQTNRNEMSAVSNGGSVTTPSTCVSDEEDDDEEDGYGLQRNSHFSRSIRRAYGAGRISLLDNVRKQSEGPTAQEPAARTRPCSTVEPIGLNVIFDTDDNVKASSRLSKSADNLHIFKSPFKHKLPSIQPQSLEDSSTPNFQRTASASSADVQECVSGRRRGAVGVRGKMHKLVGSLTDLSVNRKPNPGPTTTAPLSALSQLHDDYTRRTPCVPASERQRRPPPSYTCPSDKQKVQADVHSHTPAIHADSLVPNTVNSLNHQVPECTNSTEQDPESSPTLCSDSSITPLTPVTGNSATVEEEQNVKADVIQDKHCTSPGQEQGLDNVKVNLECIWKTPERQSENLETPSGDPSFTDLLKRNDEGCSDSVFISPPVTPTSAAEWPLVTTPSSPASSCDTPDSSVPRRRAARNKPRPISDYGQLMCRKYAVPMEEVELQDDAQEGCNANESHAADFHIQENSCLNGHTESRRRRPTSVIGGVDLFASPDEKEDAGLPSPVTRPPVPSHGVPPYRAISARLRPCVFSQSTPTGLDRVGRRKPHRVLSDGCTGLDDSVSEEDGSFDELTEGTPYLQPEVDLSTLNQYISSGHAVYAEALWDHVTMGEQELAFKAGDVIRVLDAQEKDWWWGLVGERQAWFPSSFVRVRVNQEDSAADSVENSPEQREALSKEPHSQTTEHRDQMRANVVQEIMNTERVYIKHLRDICEGYIRQCRKHPGMFTDAQLKTIFSNIEEIYKFQRKFLKDLEKNYDKENPHLSEIGSCFLQQGEGFSIYSEYCNTHPAACAELQRLMKQGRYKHFFEACRLLQQMIDISIAGFLLTPVQKICKYPLQLGELLKYTPKDHSDYEGVCKAHEAMKNVASLINERKRRLESIDTIAHWQEAILHWEGEDVLSRSSELIHSGELTRVVRAGKTQQRSCFLFDHQLVFCKKDVLRRDLLHYRGRLDTDSVVPKDLTDGRHPDLGTLRNAIALRNHDTLEVLCVLSCRKAQDKQLWLEAFVRERRRVKEDQEMGMEISETQRKQAIQNARKSKQGKIKNIKYAGHPVSHHHQPLHPIHQRHITVPTSIPQQQVFSLAEPKRKPAHLWYTFTRNALFRK
- the spata13 gene encoding uncharacterized protein spata13 isoform X2 is translated as MPLAYPSNGTSLAHHPEAPVRLIRSSFEAEKRTNPGAPMRPVRSEACCEKRGLNGVNTHPWSTPVIVDAQDRSCSSKNVRIFSFQRKRGAAGSEQTPLRGPAGASQAWPGLHFMGSFKKLRSSVLQGIQNRGGVTGDSQEKDLYFTNEESNGFLVTKRNFGSSQTNRNEMSAVSNGGSVTTPSTCVSDEEDDDEEDGYGLQRNSHFSRSIRRAYGAGRISLLDNVRKQSEGPTAQEPAARTRPCSTVEPIGLNVIFDTDDNVKASSRLSKSADNLHIFKSPFKHKLPSIQPQSLEDSSTPNFQRTASASSADVQECVSGRRRGAVGVRGKMHKLVGSLTDLSVNRKPNPGPTTTAPLSALSQLHDDYTRRTPCVPASERQRRPPPSYTCPSDKQKVQADVHSHTPAIHADSLVPNTVNSLNHQVPECTNSTEQDPESSPTLCSDSSITPLTPVTGNSATVEEEQNVKADVIQDKHCTSPGQEQGLDNVKVNLECIWKTPERQSENLETPSGDPSFTDLLKRNDEGCSDSVFISPPVTPTSAAEWPLVTTPSSPASSCDTPDSSVPRRRAARNKPRPISDYGQLMCRKYAVPMEEVELQDDAQEGCNANESHAADFHIQENSCLNGHTESRRRRPTSVIGGVDLFASPDEKEDAGLPSPVTRPPVPSHGVPPYRAISARLRPCVFSQSTPTGLDRVGRRKPHRVLSDGCTGLDDSVSEEDGSFDELTEGTPYLQPEVDLSTLNQYISSGHAVYAEALWDHVTMGEQELAFKAGDVIRVLDAQEKDWWWGLVGERQAWFPSSFVRVRVNQEDSAADSVENSPEQREALSKEPHSQTTEHRDQMRANVVQEIMNTERVYIKHLRDICEGYIRQCRKHPGMFTDAQLKTIFSNIEEIYKFQRKFLKDLEKNYDKENPHLSEIGSCFLQQGEGFSIYSEYCNTHPAACAELQRLMKQGRYKHFFEACRLLQQMIDISIAGFLLTPVQKICKYPLQLGELLKYTPKDHSDYEGVCKAHEAMKNVASLINERKRRLESIDTIAHWQEAILHWEGEDVLSRSSELIHSGELTRVVRAGKTQQRSCFLFDHQLVFCKKDVLRRDLLHYRGRLDTDSVVPKDLTDGRHPDLGTLRNAIALRNHDTLEVLCVLSCRKAQDKQLWLEAFVRERRRVKEDQEMGMEISETQRKQAIQNARKSKQGKIKNIKYAGHPVSHHHQPLHPIHQRHITVPTSIPQQQVFSLAEPKRKPAHLWYTFTRNALFRK